One Paenibacillus riograndensis SBR5 DNA segment encodes these proteins:
- the mreC gene encoding rod shape-determining protein MreC, which translates to MLKLFKLFNNKRLFILLIALVMFIVVMGFSLGTRKSLSWPENFLRDTTGFVQNLFYKPAGYVAGLFQDIGNLHKLAEENKELKILAAQYAREKAQYNFIKAQNDQYQIDLKFTNAQKNLYKYDYRIANVVSLTTEPSNNTLVIDLGAKDGIKLNMSVTSVEGLVGVISQVSNFTSTVKLMTMMDVNDPNSQPPIAATAFNKEGNTFGMIESYDQQSGMLMMNKIPVGNPVAKGDTIISSGIGGVYPRGMTIGTVESVKVGEYGLTSTAIIKPAAGFQDWKELFVVFTEERAE; encoded by the coding sequence GTGTTGAAACTGTTTAAGCTGTTTAATAATAAACGTTTGTTCATATTATTGATTGCCTTGGTCATGTTTATTGTTGTCATGGGTTTTAGCCTGGGGACCAGGAAATCCTTGTCCTGGCCGGAGAATTTCCTGAGAGATACGACCGGTTTCGTGCAGAACCTGTTCTACAAGCCCGCTGGATATGTAGCGGGCTTGTTCCAAGATATCGGGAATTTGCATAAGCTGGCTGAAGAGAATAAGGAGCTCAAAATCCTCGCTGCCCAGTATGCGCGCGAAAAGGCCCAGTATAATTTCATCAAGGCACAGAACGATCAATATCAAATCGATCTTAAGTTTACGAATGCCCAGAAGAATTTGTACAAATATGACTACCGGATTGCAAATGTTGTCAGCTTGACGACGGAGCCAAGCAACAACACACTGGTTATTGACCTTGGAGCCAAGGACGGAATTAAGCTGAATATGTCCGTGACCTCTGTTGAGGGGCTGGTTGGCGTAATCAGCCAGGTAAGCAATTTCACTTCCACCGTGAAGCTGATGACCATGATGGATGTAAATGATCCGAACTCCCAGCCGCCCATTGCAGCGACCGCCTTCAATAAGGAAGGGAATACCTTCGGGATGATTGAATCCTACGACCAGCAATCCGGGATGCTGATGATGAATAAAATCCCTGTGGGAAATCCGGTAGCCAAAGGGGATACCATCATTTCCTCGGGAATTGGAGGGGTCTACCCGCGCGGGATGACCATCGGAACGGTTGAAAGTGTTAAGGTAGGGGAATACGGGTTGACTTCAACGGCAATCATCAAACCGGCGGCGGGTTTTCAGGACTGGAAGGAACTGTTCGTTGTCTTTACGGAGGAGCGTGCCGAATAG
- a CDS encoding rod shape-determining protein, with product MLGGFTKDLGIDLGTANTLVYVRGKGIVVREPSVVAINTDTKTIEAVGESAKKMIGRTPGNIRAIRPMKDGVIADFDTTATMIKYFIRQAQKQRSMFQRHPNVMVCVPSGITAVEQRAVEDATKQAGAREAYIIEEPFAAAIGADLPVWEPTGSMVVDIGGGTTEVAVISLGGIVTSRSVRVAGDEADDSIIQYIKRQYNLMIGERTSEQLKMDVGSALPLEKTETMEIRGRDLVTGLPKTLTITSDEICEALSDTVNAIVEAVKVTLEKCPPELAADIMDRGIVLTGGGALLRNLDKLLARETGMPVIVAENPLDCVVIGTGKALENIHLFKSRTGSSLRSKR from the coding sequence ATGTTAGGTGGTTTTACGAAAGATTTAGGAATTGACCTGGGGACAGCGAATACGCTCGTCTATGTACGCGGCAAGGGGATCGTTGTCAGAGAACCTTCCGTTGTGGCCATTAATACAGATACCAAGACAATTGAGGCGGTAGGCGAATCTGCCAAAAAAATGATCGGCCGCACGCCGGGAAATATCCGTGCCATTCGTCCAATGAAGGACGGAGTTATTGCCGATTTCGATACAACGGCGACTATGATTAAATATTTCATCCGTCAGGCCCAGAAGCAGCGCTCGATGTTCCAGCGCCATCCGAATGTAATGGTGTGCGTTCCATCCGGCATCACCGCCGTGGAACAGCGTGCTGTAGAGGATGCTACCAAGCAGGCAGGTGCACGTGAGGCTTATATTATCGAGGAGCCTTTTGCGGCTGCCATTGGTGCAGACCTGCCGGTATGGGAACCGACCGGCAGTATGGTCGTCGATATCGGCGGCGGTACGACCGAAGTAGCTGTTATTTCCCTGGGCGGTATCGTAACCAGCCGTTCGGTGCGGGTTGCCGGAGACGAGGCGGATGATTCCATCATTCAGTACATCAAACGGCAGTATAATCTCATGATCGGAGAACGCACCTCGGAGCAGCTCAAAATGGATGTGGGTTCCGCTCTGCCGCTGGAGAAGACGGAAACCATGGAGATCCGCGGGCGTGATCTTGTAACCGGACTGCCAAAGACCCTGACCATTACCTCAGATGAGATTTGTGAAGCGTTATCGGACACTGTTAATGCCATTGTGGAAGCTGTGAAGGTTACGCTGGAGAAATGCCCTCCGGAGCTGGCAGCCGACATTATGGACCGGGGCATTGTTCTTACCGGCGGCGGCGCCCTGCTGCGCAATTTGGATAAGCTGCTGGCCCGCGAGACCGGGATGCCTGTGATCGTCGCTGAGAATCCGCTGGATTGTGTTGTCATTGGAACAGGCAAAGCGCTGGAGAATATTCATCTCTTCAAAAGCCGCACCGGCTCCAGTCTCCGCTCCAAGCGTTAG
- the radC gene encoding RadC family protein, translated as MESQTFMLRDLPHEERPRERMMHYGAESLSQAELLAILLRTGTRAESAIHIAQRMLGVAGSLRGLADLSIEELTNIKGIGPAKAVQLKAGIELGRRMANSRLTEPVIIRSPQDAAEILTEQLRYLQKEHFVCLFLNTKNHVIAQETLSMGSLNASIVHPREVFRAAMKCSSAAIICAHNHPSGDPTPSPEDISLTSRLLQAGEIVGIDVLDHLIIGDSRFISLKEKGFM; from the coding sequence ATGGAGTCGCAAACATTTATGCTGCGGGACCTCCCCCATGAAGAACGACCACGAGAGCGCATGATGCATTATGGGGCGGAATCATTAAGCCAAGCGGAGCTGCTGGCCATTCTGCTGCGTACAGGTACGCGGGCGGAATCGGCTATTCATATTGCCCAGCGGATGCTGGGGGTGGCAGGCAGTCTTCGCGGGCTGGCGGACCTGAGCATTGAAGAACTGACGAATATCAAAGGCATCGGCCCTGCCAAGGCCGTGCAACTCAAAGCTGGCATAGAGCTGGGAAGACGAATGGCAAACTCCCGGCTGACCGAGCCGGTCATCATCCGCAGTCCCCAGGACGCGGCGGAGATATTGACCGAGCAGCTGCGTTACTTGCAGAAAGAGCATTTTGTCTGCCTTTTTCTGAATACGAAGAATCATGTTATTGCGCAGGAGACATTATCCATGGGCAGCCTCAACGCCTCCATCGTGCATCCCCGCGAGGTGTTCAGGGCAGCTATGAAATGCAGCAGCGCAGCAATCATATGCGCACATAATCATCCGAGCGGTGATCCTACGCCCAGTCCGGAAGACATCTCTTTAACTTCAAGACTGCTTCAGGCCGGGGAGATTGTCGGAATCGATGTGCTGGATCACCTGATCATTGGAGACAGCAGATTTATAAGTTTGAAGGAAAAAGGATTCATGTAA
- a CDS encoding Maf family protein, translating to MIILASGSPRRRELLALLGLPFEVISSDADESTPPGLAPAEIVRRLALRKAEAVRPSVGERGAVIVGSDTIVVLGNQVLGKPADKQDSRNMLQLLQGRTHQVYTGVACIGLPEGKTVVEHRVTSVTMRAMSMDEISAYIATGEPADKAGSYAIQGLGATLVERIEGCYFNVVGLPLSLLGEMLSGFGISVLGRQRSY from the coding sequence ATGATTATTCTTGCTTCGGGTTCTCCGCGCCGCCGGGAGCTGTTAGCTCTGCTGGGCTTGCCCTTCGAAGTCATCTCAAGCGATGCTGACGAGAGCACGCCGCCAGGCTTAGCGCCCGCAGAAATTGTGCGCCGCCTTGCGCTCCGCAAAGCGGAGGCTGTGCGGCCTTCTGTCGGAGAGCGTGGCGCCGTTATCGTCGGCAGCGATACGATCGTGGTGTTGGGGAACCAAGTGCTCGGCAAGCCGGCGGACAAGCAGGACAGCAGAAACATGCTTCAGCTCCTGCAGGGCCGGACACATCAGGTATACACCGGAGTAGCTTGCATAGGGCTGCCGGAAGGGAAGACCGTGGTGGAGCACCGGGTAACCTCTGTAACCATGAGAGCGATGAGCATGGATGAAATCTCCGCTTACATAGCGACCGGAGAGCCTGCCGACAAGGCTGGTTCCTATGCGATCCAAGGGCTGGGCGCCACCCTGGTGGAACGGATTGAGGGCTGTTATTTCAATGTGGTCGGATTGCCGTTGTCGCTGCTTGGGGAGATGCTGTCGGGTTTTGGCATCTCGGTGCTGGGCCGGCAGCGGAGCTATTAG
- a CDS encoding DUF4321 domain-containing protein, with protein MKKKNVGILLLFLILGWLAGAWIAKLLEPVKGLSFLTASTVLKWSPQADLDIITYDITIHLKLCLLSLAGIITALWLYRRL; from the coding sequence ATGAAGAAGAAAAATGTGGGAATACTGCTGTTATTTCTTATTCTGGGCTGGCTGGCCGGGGCGTGGATCGCCAAACTGCTGGAACCTGTAAAAGGTCTGTCTTTTCTTACAGCCTCGACTGTACTTAAATGGTCGCCGCAAGCCGATTTGGACATCATAACCTATGACATCACTATTCATTTGAAACTGTGCTTGCTCAGTCTTGCCGGTATTATTACGGCCCTCTGGCTCTACCGCAGGCTGTAG
- a CDS encoding SPOR domain-containing protein, which produces MSNGRMTFKFDTDTGNTRTGPLNRRSGSGLGTAREYAEAEQRREAELLQQRYPADTGIESTRKEVSKEPEEYDPVLLYREDQEDRISTQEDTRSFFFHTDHPPDLWDQRPRYPLAPAEQDEDRPEERSYGPEWSNEYGHYEDPPLRGGSYGGAYHTRRPSYWWKLALSIAGALGTGILLGYAALSLIGGGSPAGGNNTPNVASPAVQSGTDTAAALPPDAGGDAGVNRIPVKVAAQTYYLLQYGVFSTPAGAEQARQELLAAGLAAGLDPADGNRVYAGMSPDREQAKLLSSGLKNQGIELYVREVSLPAAEQAAFAGSAETIDSYFTASGKLLGELSRLSASQLSGQGGAADSTAVSDLHMQWTEAVRALEPGLPAAAQKLCAGLEKSMSRGISALNEYNKNHAQALLWEVQEAMMSFLTTQKSLISALS; this is translated from the coding sequence TTGAGTAACGGAAGAATGACTTTCAAGTTTGATACGGATACCGGGAATACAAGAACTGGGCCGCTCAACCGCAGATCAGGGTCCGGGCTGGGCACTGCCAGGGAATACGCGGAAGCAGAGCAGCGGCGGGAAGCGGAGCTGCTTCAGCAGCGCTACCCGGCGGACACCGGCATAGAGAGCACGCGCAAGGAGGTTTCTAAGGAACCGGAGGAGTATGATCCCGTCCTGCTATACCGGGAGGATCAGGAGGACCGGATCAGTACACAGGAGGATACAAGATCATTTTTCTTTCACACGGACCATCCGCCTGATTTATGGGACCAGCGCCCGCGTTATCCTCTTGCTCCTGCAGAGCAGGATGAAGATAGGCCGGAAGAACGCAGCTATGGTCCAGAGTGGTCCAATGAATACGGGCACTATGAAGATCCCCCGCTTCGTGGGGGCAGTTATGGCGGCGCCTACCATACCCGGCGTCCTTCCTATTGGTGGAAGCTCGCACTTTCCATCGCCGGAGCGCTCGGCACTGGCATCCTGCTTGGCTATGCGGCGCTGTCATTGATTGGCGGCGGAAGCCCCGCGGGAGGCAATAACACTCCAAATGTGGCCTCGCCGGCCGTACAGAGCGGAACGGACACTGCCGCTGCCCTGCCGCCGGACGCAGGCGGGGATGCAGGGGTGAACCGTATTCCGGTGAAGGTTGCAGCACAGACCTATTACCTGCTGCAGTACGGTGTATTCAGCACTCCTGCGGGGGCGGAGCAGGCCAGGCAGGAACTGCTTGCCGCCGGATTGGCCGCCGGACTGGATCCGGCGGACGGCAACCGGGTATACGCCGGCATGTCGCCTGACCGCGAACAGGCCAAGCTGCTCAGCAGCGGCCTCAAGAATCAGGGGATCGAGCTGTACGTCAGGGAGGTCTCGCTCCCTGCTGCGGAGCAGGCCGCCTTTGCAGGATCGGCTGAGACTATAGACAGCTACTTCACCGCCAGCGGGAAGCTGCTCGGCGAGCTCAGCAGGCTGTCCGCTTCGCAGTTGAGCGGGCAAGGAGGGGCCGCGGACAGCACTGCGGTCAGCGATCTCCATATGCAGTGGACCGAAGCTGTCCGGGCACTGGAGCCTGGCCTGCCGGCAGCAGCGCAGAAGCTCTGCGCCGGGCTGGAGAAATCCATGAGCCGGGGCATATCCGCGCTGAATGAGTATAATAAGAACCATGCCCAGGCCTTGCTGTGGGAGGTGCAGGAAGCGATGATGAGTTTTCTCACCACCCAGAAAAGCCTGATCTCTGCCTTGTCCTGA
- a CDS encoding glycosyltransferase codes for MRERMLFLSAQKECSKEEEHRIESFLEILLEKFDIDLIEFRQGGRERAADSGYTLTVHRVEQAAASRSALLRPLDKLRSIAAFEDISKDLRTEIRRLCSRHTYSHVFISHRFLNNCIDMISSLLPEAVIITDARRTWSRAAEKGGTVRRRIKYPYHKLNEARTRRDERRLMNKTGLLLTANERDALSFKALSFADAGKVHVVPPFVDLQQYQHDEPVCKENGIMLHWDIHNVQGRNAALLFHAKVYPLIRAEVPEVQCYMVGSAADSSIQALSKTDSSVKIIEDTSLAGEYIRRAKAVIACLDEGCGGQEKILEAWALRTPVVTSPRGAEALICENGRDILLAGTAMEIAEQTVMLLQTPELASLISDRAYRTLLNHYEVKNVKAKVLSLV; via the coding sequence ATGAGAGAAAGAATGCTGTTCCTTTCAGCCCAGAAAGAATGCAGTAAGGAAGAAGAACACCGGATAGAAAGTTTTCTTGAAATCCTATTGGAGAAATTTGATATTGACCTCATTGAATTCCGCCAAGGCGGGCGGGAACGGGCTGCGGATTCCGGTTATACGCTTACCGTTCACCGGGTAGAGCAGGCAGCGGCTTCCCGCAGTGCGCTGCTGCGGCCGCTGGACAAGCTGCGCTCCATAGCTGCCTTTGAAGACATCAGTAAAGATCTGCGGACTGAGATCAGGCGGCTCTGCAGCCGGCATACCTACAGTCATGTATTCATTTCCCACAGATTTCTCAACAACTGTATTGACATGATCTCTTCCCTGCTACCCGAAGCGGTCATTATTACGGATGCCCGCCGGACCTGGAGCAGGGCCGCGGAGAAGGGGGGGACTGTCCGGCGCAGGATCAAGTATCCTTACCACAAACTGAATGAAGCCCGGACCCGGCGGGATGAGCGGAGGCTGATGAATAAGACTGGCCTGCTGCTGACGGCTAACGAGCGGGATGCCCTGTCATTCAAGGCGCTGTCCTTTGCCGATGCCGGCAAGGTGCATGTCGTCCCGCCTTTTGTGGATCTTCAGCAATATCAGCATGACGAGCCGGTCTGCAAAGAGAACGGGATCATGCTTCACTGGGATATACATAACGTACAGGGCAGGAATGCAGCCTTATTATTTCATGCGAAGGTTTATCCGCTGATCCGGGCTGAGGTCCCGGAGGTTCAATGCTACATGGTGGGCAGCGCTGCAGATTCTTCAATCCAGGCCCTCTCCAAGACGGATTCCTCCGTGAAGATTATTGAGGATACCAGTCTTGCCGGGGAATACATACGCCGGGCCAAGGCGGTGATTGCTTGTCTGGATGAAGGCTGCGGGGGTCAGGAAAAGATTCTGGAAGCGTGGGCGCTCCGGACTCCGGTCGTAACCAGCCCGCGCGGCGCTGAGGCATTGATCTGCGAGAACGGCAGGGATATACTGCTGGCCGGAACGGCCATGGAGATTGCTGAACAGACGGTCATGCTGCTGCAGACCCCGGAGCTCGCCTCCCTCATATCTGACCGTGCTTACCGTACACTGCTTAACCATTATGAGGTGAAGAACGTGAAGGCCAAAGTGCTTAGTCTCGTGTAA
- a CDS encoding glycosyltransferase family 4 protein, whose translation MREKLLFISAENPFPQDSGGKLRTGNILNILLGKYDIDLLTYRNSRPADDQHEVPGLAVHEVERTVNYRKAMLRSLYKRRNSSYMSHVDVDMRGKIGELCRQNSYRHVFISHSLLGICIDIVREVLPGTVIITDAHNFESGLSAQLAAKKKGFAKLFYSLNARWTKRDELKLMDKTNLLLTTSEQDGLAFESLSIPNSHKVHVIPNFIRIGDYPANTGIPKENWIILPGNMNYFPNINAASYFYREIYPLIKAKVPEIKWYIVGRDVHPEVAALAEKDPSIVITGYVDSVADYVRKAKVVIAPLREGSGTRLKILEAWALKTPVVSSTKGAEGLLYEHSRNILIADDPVTFADSVIQLLHDHERGIVLADRAYETLMGNYEAGSVREKLLGLV comes from the coding sequence ATGAGGGAGAAATTGCTATTCATATCTGCGGAGAATCCTTTTCCACAGGATAGCGGAGGCAAGCTGAGAACTGGCAATATCCTGAATATTTTGTTGGGCAAATATGATATTGATCTGCTTACTTACCGCAATTCAAGGCCTGCAGATGACCAACATGAGGTGCCGGGGCTTGCAGTACACGAGGTCGAGCGAACGGTGAATTACCGCAAAGCCATGCTCCGCTCCTTATATAAAAGGCGCAACAGCTCCTACATGAGCCATGTGGATGTAGATATGCGCGGCAAGATCGGGGAACTGTGCCGCCAGAACAGCTACCGCCATGTTTTTATTTCCCACAGTCTGCTGGGAATCTGCATTGACATTGTGCGCGAGGTACTGCCGGGCACCGTGATCATCACGGATGCCCACAATTTTGAGAGCGGCTTGTCCGCACAACTGGCAGCCAAGAAAAAGGGCTTTGCCAAGCTGTTCTATTCCCTCAATGCGCGTTGGACGAAGAGGGACGAACTCAAGCTGATGGACAAGACGAATCTGCTGCTGACCACCTCGGAGCAGGACGGTCTGGCGTTCGAATCGCTGTCCATCCCGAATTCGCATAAAGTCCATGTGATCCCCAACTTTATCCGTATCGGAGATTATCCGGCAAATACGGGCATCCCCAAAGAGAATTGGATCATTTTACCGGGTAATATGAACTACTTTCCGAATATTAACGCAGCCTCCTACTTCTACCGCGAGATCTATCCGCTCATTAAGGCCAAGGTGCCGGAGATCAAGTGGTATATTGTGGGCCGGGATGTACACCCGGAGGTCGCTGCGCTGGCAGAAAAGGACCCCTCGATAGTGATCACCGGTTATGTGGACAGTGTTGCCGATTATGTGCGCAAAGCGAAGGTCGTCATTGCTCCCTTGCGGGAAGGAAGCGGAACCCGGCTGAAAATCCTGGAGGCCTGGGCGCTGAAAACACCTGTAGTCTCAAGCACGAAAGGAGCGGAAGGCCTGCTCTACGAGCATTCGCGGAACATACTGATTGCTGATGATCCTGTAACCTTTGCAGACAGTGTGATTCAGCTTCTTCATGATCACGAACGCGGAATAGTACTGGCGGACCGTGCTTATGAGACGCTAATGGGCAATTATGAGGCAGGAAGTGTACGTGAGAAACTGCTTGGTTTGGTCTAA
- the murC gene encoding UDP-N-acetylmuramate--L-alanine ligase has protein sequence MDTTERVHFIGIGGYGMSAIARVMLEMGYTVTGSDVAAQELTEKLIAKGAKVYIGHTAEQVKGADLVVYSTALASDNVEWVEAERLNIPVLHRSQMLARLLNERKGVAIAGAHGKTTTSSMIALIMEECGVDPTYIIGGEIMNVGTNAKAGQGEYVVAEADESDGSFLQYHPWLGIVTNIEADHLENYGGDFGRLKAAYVQFMNQMQEDGTAIVCADDETAASLLPEVKGNVITYGIHSPSADYTATDIVLGDRQVAYTMNFGSAVLGRIELSIPGKYNLYNSMAAVIACLKAGIPFQGIAESILKFHGAKRRFQVLGEANDILVIDDYAHHPTEIQATISAAKATGKRIIAVFQPQRYTRTFFLLDAFSRAFSEADEVILTDIYSPAGEKQIEGVSSAKLVELIVQNSNANARHLPTKDAVLADLQDRIAPGDLVITMGAGDIWKVGYALAEGLKKH, from the coding sequence TTGGATACTACTGAACGTGTGCATTTTATAGGGATCGGCGGCTATGGCATGAGCGCGATTGCCCGGGTAATGCTGGAAATGGGATATACGGTAACGGGCTCCGACGTGGCGGCTCAGGAATTAACCGAGAAACTAATAGCCAAAGGAGCCAAGGTGTATATCGGGCATACGGCTGAGCAGGTCAAAGGCGCAGACCTTGTCGTATACTCAACGGCTCTGGCAAGTGATAATGTGGAATGGGTAGAAGCGGAGCGGCTTAACATTCCGGTCTTGCACCGGTCTCAAATGCTTGCCCGGCTGCTGAATGAGCGCAAAGGTGTTGCGATTGCAGGCGCCCACGGCAAAACCACCACCTCTTCAATGATCGCGCTGATTATGGAAGAGTGTGGAGTGGACCCCACTTATATCATCGGCGGGGAAATTATGAATGTCGGCACGAATGCCAAGGCGGGACAAGGGGAGTACGTTGTAGCCGAAGCGGATGAGAGCGACGGCTCCTTCCTGCAATACCATCCTTGGCTGGGGATTGTGACGAATATTGAAGCCGATCACCTGGAGAATTACGGAGGCGATTTCGGACGCCTGAAGGCCGCCTACGTACAATTCATGAATCAGATGCAGGAGGACGGCACCGCAATTGTATGTGCGGATGATGAGACGGCTGCCTCACTTCTGCCTGAAGTCAAAGGCAACGTGATCACCTATGGCATTCATTCGCCGTCTGCGGATTACACGGCGACCGATATCGTGCTTGGCGACCGGCAGGTAGCCTACACCATGAACTTCGGCAGTGCAGTACTGGGGCGCATCGAGCTGTCCATCCCCGGCAAATACAATCTTTACAACTCGATGGCGGCAGTCATTGCCTGTCTGAAGGCCGGAATTCCCTTCCAGGGAATTGCGGAGTCCATCCTGAAATTCCACGGGGCAAAACGGCGGTTTCAAGTGCTTGGGGAGGCCAATGATATTCTGGTCATTGACGATTATGCGCATCATCCTACAGAAATCCAGGCTACGATCAGCGCAGCCAAGGCTACGGGCAAACGGATTATTGCCGTGTTCCAGCCGCAGCGCTATACGCGGACCTTTTTCCTGCTGGATGCTTTTAGCCGTGCCTTCAGTGAAGCCGATGAGGTGATTCTGACTGACATCTATTCCCCGGCCGGGGAGAAGCAGATCGAGGGTGTCAGCTCTGCCAAGCTGGTAGAGTTAATCGTGCAGAACAGCAATGCCAATGCAAGGCATCTGCCGACCAAAGACGCCGTATTAGCCGATTTGCAGGACCGGATTGCTCCAGGCGACCTTGTGATTACAATGGGCGCGGGAGACATCTGGAAGGTTGGGTATGCACTGGCTGAGGGACTGAAGAAGCACTGA
- a CDS encoding bifunctional folylpolyglutamate synthase/dihydrofolate synthase — translation MDEWIGSGGTAPLTSYTEAVDWINGLIPFGIRPGLERIERLMEKLGQPHRRLKFIHVAGTNGKGSTCAFLTSVLIRSGYSVGTFTSPYITKFTNRFQYNGVDIPENVLTELANRLHPLVEEMAQTELGSPTMFEVATALAILYYAEVCYPDVVVWETGLGGRLDVTNIVTPIVSVITNVGHDHTDVLGDTLEAIAGEKAGIIKPGVPAVTCVSQPEAIAVLKAKAAASKSKLYLAGEDFSYGSAVVSGGLQTFTFKGPFRSLELGIAMKGEHQLSNSAAAMMALEVLRQYMAFILEDEDVLEGFRSTFWAGRLEEVSTSPRIVLDGAHNPEGAESLAKSLPQFYKYDKLNLLMGMLANKHHESYFKHILPIVDTLILTEPDFRKKMDAEDLQAIAERLREKYAKENLVIKVEHDWGQALQLLQSITAEQDLAVVSGTLYLISDVRSTLLRQPNSEKGW, via the coding sequence ATGGACGAGTGGATCGGGAGCGGCGGAACCGCTCCCTTAACTTCTTATACAGAAGCAGTGGATTGGATTAACGGCCTCATTCCTTTCGGCATCCGCCCGGGTCTCGAACGGATTGAACGGCTGATGGAGAAGCTGGGCCAGCCCCATCGCAGGCTCAAGTTCATTCATGTGGCGGGCACGAACGGCAAAGGCTCGACCTGCGCCTTTCTGACCAGTGTGCTGATCAGAAGCGGGTACAGCGTGGGGACTTTTACGTCTCCCTACATCACCAAATTCACAAACCGTTTTCAGTACAATGGAGTGGACATTCCTGAGAATGTCCTTACTGAACTTGCGAACAGGCTGCATCCGCTGGTTGAAGAAATGGCACAAACTGAGCTTGGCTCACCTACAATGTTCGAGGTTGCTACGGCTCTCGCCATACTCTATTATGCGGAAGTCTGCTACCCCGATGTTGTCGTATGGGAGACTGGTCTTGGGGGAAGGCTGGATGTAACAAATATCGTAACCCCGATTGTGTCTGTCATTACAAATGTCGGCCACGATCATACTGATGTTCTGGGCGATACGCTGGAGGCGATTGCCGGGGAAAAAGCCGGGATCATCAAGCCCGGTGTCCCGGCGGTTACCTGTGTAAGCCAGCCGGAGGCCATAGCGGTGCTTAAGGCCAAAGCGGCTGCCAGCAAATCCAAACTCTATCTTGCCGGAGAAGATTTCAGCTACGGCAGCGCCGTGGTCAGCGGCGGTCTTCAGACCTTCACCTTCAAGGGCCCTTTCCGTTCCCTTGAGCTTGGCATTGCCATGAAAGGCGAGCATCAGCTCAGTAATAGCGCTGCGGCGATGATGGCGCTGGAGGTCCTGCGTCAGTATATGGCTTTTATACTGGAGGACGAGGATGTGCTGGAAGGCTTCCGCAGCACCTTTTGGGCGGGACGTCTGGAGGAAGTGAGCACTTCTCCGCGGATTGTCCTGGACGGGGCGCATAATCCCGAAGGTGCAGAGAGCCTGGCCAAAAGCCTGCCTCAGTTTTACAAGTACGATAAATTAAATTTGCTCATGGGGATGCTGGCGAATAAGCATCATGAGTCATACTTCAAGCATATACTGCCTATAGTGGATACGCTCATCCTGACCGAACCGGATTTCCGGAAGAAAATGGACGCGGAAGATCTGCAGGCAATCGCAGAACGTCTGCGTGAGAAATATGCCAAAGAAAATTTGGTAATCAAAGTAGAACATGATTGGGGCCAAGCGCTGCAGCTTCTGCAGTCGATCACAGCGGAGCAGGACCTTGCGGTCGTCTCCGGAACGCTGTATTTGATTTCTGATGTGCGCAGTACGCTTTTGCGGCAACCCAATTCTGAAAAAGGCTGGTGA